One stretch of Microplitis mediator isolate UGA2020A chromosome 9, iyMicMedi2.1, whole genome shotgun sequence DNA includes these proteins:
- the LOC130674291 gene encoding GMP synthase [glutamine-hydrolyzing]-like yields MRKGETSFVEQSLAELGVKLRVVNAIHSFMEGTTSVPLDHVSPANIINNKGIGVTAIGPRTRITKMLCQTTSLEEKRKIIGDVFVRVANDAMTEMGLKPEHVFIGQGTLRPNLIESASALASGKAEAIKAHHNDSELVRVLRSQGFVVEPLKDFHKDKVRQIGCVLGFPAPLVQRHPFPGPSLAIRILCADELFMDKDFSETQVIVKIMAEYEQMLQKKHALLNRVESATSESERQHLRRVSSENHIAAILLPVRSVGVQGDRRSYSYVVGLSCQGLKPEEELPLESVVWEDLLFLARLIPRVCHNVNRVCYIFGPIVQHPIIDITPTQLTSNVISTLRQADHLANQVLTSNNCINAISQMPVVLMY; encoded by the exons ATGCGCAAAGGCGAAACATCGTTTGTTGAACAGAGTTTAGCTGAACTAGGTGTTAAGCTGCGTGTTGTCAATGCAATACATAGTTTTATGGAGGGAACAACGTCTGTACCACTGGATCATGTATCACCGGCaaatattattaacaataaggGTATTGGTGTTACGGCGATTGGTCCGAGAACTAGAATAACTAAAATGCTGTGTCAGACAACAAGTCTTGAGGAAAAACGTAAAATAATTGGTGATGTCTTTGTCCGGGTTGCTAATGACGCTATGACGGAAATGGGATTGAAACCTGAACACGTTTTTATTGGACAGGGTACGCTCAGGCCTAATCTTATTGAAAGTGCTAGTGCACTTGCCAGTG GCAAAGCAGAAGCTATTAAAGCCCATCACAATGACAGCGAACTCGTAAGAGTCTTGAGATCACAGGGATTTGTTGTTGAACCACTTAAAGATTTTCATAAAGATAAAGTACGACAGATTGGATGTGTCTTAGGATTCCCAGCGCCGCTTGTTCAACGACATCCGTTCCCTGGTCCCAGTTTAGCCATACGTATTTTGTGTGCTGACGAACTTTTTATGGACAAAGATTTTTCCGAAACtcag gtaattgtaaaaataatggcCGAGTATGAACAAATGCTGCAGAAAAAACATGCACTATTAAATCGTGTCGAAAGTGCAACAAGTGAATCAGAACGTCAACATTTACGCAGAGTTTCAAGTGAAAATCATATTGCGGCGATATTATTACCAGTTCGCAGTGTTGGAgtacaa ggcGATCGAAGGAGTTATAGTTACGTCGTAGGGTTATCGTGTCAGGGACTTAAACCGGAGGAGGAACTGCCACTAGAGAGCGTAGTGTGGGAAGATTTATTGTTTCTCGCAAGACTGATTCCCCGTGTCTGTCACAACGTAAATCGCGTCTGCTATATATTCGGACCAATAGTCCAGCATCCAATAATTGACATAACACCAACGCAGCTCACGTCAAATGTCATCTCGACACTCAGACAAGCCGATCACTTGGCCAACCAAGTTCTCACCTCAAATAACTGTATAAACGCAATCAGTCAGATGCCAGTTGTATTGATGTATTGA